The Acropora palmata chromosome 3, jaAcrPala1.3, whole genome shotgun sequence nucleotide sequence TTGCGAATGACAGATCGTGAATTCTATTTCAAGTGGGTTTTCATTGAGTACGACCTTAAGGGGTTATGTCACGATGTTTGGTCTCATTTCAAAAGTGTAAAAGATGTCTTTAAATCAATGAAAACCTTAAACAATTCAGTTTGTTTACGTGAGACtggccgtttttatgctagagacgttaaagtcgtcaAGACGAATTTAACGTCTgagacgttaaagtcgtctGTTAAGTGCGTCTTTGAGATGCACTTAAAAAGaagacgttaaagtcgtcaGACGTAAAATGCATCTGTCGTGTTTAccgtttttatactagacGTTAAAGTCTTTTCGAGACGGCTTTAACGTCTTAGACAACTTTAACGTCTCTAGCATAAAAACGGTCACTATATTACAACCCCGAGACTGTTTACTGGCTCCCATTGCAGCAAGGATGGAGATGGATGTTGgccaactttttcaagttccCACTATGAACTGATCGGGTTTTCGGCCCAGAATCTACCTTAGATAGATCTTTCCTTAAAAATTGATCGGTGGTCTTCTCGTGTCCAAAGAAATATATTACCCACAAGTAAAGGCAATAGGGAATTGTATTTTTGAAGTTTTGACGAGAAAACAGCAAAGGTACCGTGACATAGTCccttcaaataatttgaaattaatcAGAAAACTTGGTTCAATACAGTGCCgtagccccccccccccccccagttttttttcctaaaaagtgaaaatagacctgtataaaatgttgaaaataaaatattatctcTCGAGAGATTTgaaccaataacatttttacttcttttcattttttaacataCGTAGGGTAGTGCACAGCAATACCACAGcttaaaacttaaagaaacCAGAAAGTGATTCGTGACATCTAGACGTCTAGACATCTAGACGCCTCATTCTCTCCTCATTTTCGGATTTCTGTCTGTTTATTCTTTCTCGTGTTGTTTGTTCTTTGGAACATGATCTAAGGTCAACAATGTCTTCTCAAAAACCCGAAAAAACCAAGCAGAAGTCCCTTTTATCCTGGGTAAAGCCCCAGGATACTAAGGCGAGGATCGAGGATGAGAATGTAGAAGAGTCTTGCGCTGCAGAAATACCAGAGAGGATTTCTGAAAGCGGCCAGGATTATGCTGCTGTTGAGTCTGTTAAAGCAGCTGGTTCCCTGTTACCTCTAGTAGGAGATAGACCAAATCAGCCAAGAAGTTTATCATTTCCTTTTAAGTCCTACGGAAACAGGAACAGGTCCTTTCTGTCGGGGTGGTTTGATCGCTATCCGCGGAGGGTTGTTCAGTATACACGAACTGATACGACCCGTATAATGGCATATTCCTTTTAACACGACCCATTCGATGCGTGCGAGTCACAGTCGCACTGgtcgtgaaacaatggtttacgAGTCGTACAGTTTGTGATGTGTATATCATTAGAGAGACTTAGGCTGTATATACacagggcacggagttcccggtgttgtggtctggcttTCACGGGACCGCAGTAATAGGCTCACGCTGTTGCGGGATCCCTACCAGAAAACCTGGTGAagctaaataaaataaaatacaagtcCACGTCTCATGCAACTCGTACGGGTCGTCAAACAATGGTTTACGAGTCGTACAGTTTGTGAACTGCATATCATTAGAGGGACTTTCGGGCTCTCACCCTTCGAGAACGAAAAGTATTCGCCGTGTTTTGCGCTTTGGGGCATTCATGTTTTCAGAGCGAAGAACGTGCATTGTCCTTAGCATGTTTGTCTCTCCAGCCATTCACGGGTTGTATGAGTTGGGCAGAATTGCTTATCATCAGTATGTAAATATCTATGCAGTTCAGCAATTGTACGACTCGTGGACCATTGTTTCACGACCTGTACGAGTCGTGTCAAGCCATTCTGTTCACGGTTCGTATCTGTTCGATAGTATTGGACAAAGATGGAGGGAATAAAGGAAGgaataaaagttttaaaagacACGAAGCCAGTGCTTCGCACAAAGAAGCGATAATGCATCTACACGAGGGATGATCTACACCGGCAGAAGCCATTGGCGATGTCGGCAAGCTACTGTGTAATCAGCACGCCgaagaaaagatgaaaagcCGCAAAGTGTTGTTGGCGATTTTAGGTACATGAGATACTTGGCGAGAGAGGCTTTACCGCTAAATGGAACTTAGACACAGGAATCGAAGAGAATTCTAATTTCTATCAGTTGCTGAAACTGCGTGCCGAAGACAACTCTGAAATTCTGAACTGGTGAAGGCGCAAAGACGATAAATACACCTCTCCTGtcattcaaaatgaaatactGGAGGCAATAGCTCTTTGTATGTTGCGCAAAATATGCACAGAACACACAGAACGCTACTTTCTTTACCATCGTGGCAGACGAGGCAGAAGACATTTCTAACAAAGAACAATTAGTTGTGTGCATTCGCTGGGTGGATGAGAACTTTGCAGTTCATGAAGACTTCATAGCCATGTATCCTTTGGAGAGAACCACTGCCGACCACATCGTAGCCGTACTGAAGAACTGTCAAATTAGCATGCATCTACGCATCGAAAATGTGCGTGGTCATTGCTACGATGGTGCGTCCACCATGGCTGGGAAAAACTGGAGTAGCAACACAAATAAAGGCCCTGAATAGCAAATGCCTTTACACCCATTGCTTTGGACATGGGCTGAATTTGGCTGTTGCTGACGCAATCAAATCGGTAAAGTACATAAGCGACTCTCTTGAGACTGTAAGAGAGATCGCGAAGCTTGTGAAAAGCGTCGCCCCAGTGAAACACGAAGTTGGATAAGATTAGGGCCGAAACACAAATTTAGTCAAGAGGATTCCATGCTTTCTACCCAACAAGGTGGACTGTACGCGGAGAGACGTTAGAGGCGGTTCTGAATAATTACATGGAGCTGATAGAGCTGAGGGAGTGGTCACTCGACATCTGCAAAGACACCGAGATGAGGGCGCGAATCCGTGGAGTTCAAGGGATGATGGCCACTTTTCCATTCTACTTTGGGTGCACCTTAGGGGCGTTTATCTTGAAGCACACTGATAATTTGAGTCTCGCCTTGCAAGGTTCCTCCATGTCAGCGGCCCAAGGACAGCAAGTAGCTGAGGAAGTATGCAAGACTGTATCTAGGGACAGAAGTGAAGCCGTATTTGACTTGTTTTGGACGAGGTTattaaagagaaaaagcgaAGTGGATGCAGTCGCCGAGCCACAGCTGCCAAGAAAACGACGAACTCCCGCGCGGCAAGAAGCAGGAGACAGTGGTACACATTACTTTCCTTCTACACCAAAGGAGTATTTCCACCACATGTATTACGCGGCAATTGATGTGACGACAGAATGTATTCGCCCCAGATTTAGCCAGAAGGACTTCAAGGTCTACCAAAGCATACAGGAACTTCTTCTGAAGGCGGTAGCAGGCGAAGACCATGACGAAGAGCTAGTGCAAGCAGTAGTACAAGCTTTAGGCCCAGCTGTCCCTGCTTCCAGAAGTAGTGCAGGCAATGGGTTCGACACCTCCCGATTCCACATCGCTGATCTGCTGGACTTTTTTCAGTCACGCGGCAATGCTCGCAAACTCCTACTGAGTGAGATTTGCACCCTTGGTAAGCTTATGCTTGTCATGCAAGCTACCAATGCCGTTAGCGAGCGCTCCTTCTCCGACTTAAAGCAAGTCAAGACCTACCTACGCTCAACCACGGGAGAGGGCAGGCTCTGCTTGCCCACAAGGAATTGGCAGATGGTATTGACATGCTGGAGGTCGCCAATTTGTTTGTGGGGGACAACCAGCGGcgcaagcaactgtttgggaagttttccaaaaaagacctgccgatgaagtctacgtttgcctctaaggcaactcagacagtttaataactacgaacttactatgatgactctgaatgGTGAagcatttgctggtttcaagatacagagatagtcggttttctattttgtaattgacgtggCGAGTTTTATACTCTCAATCTGCATTGGTGTGCTGAGagagtgtacgaagtaaataattcgcgatatgcgtaaattacaaatagctcttggagaacgctggaaatagcatttccaagcctctagatttcaaaattttctgggggagcatgcccccacaccccctagcggctcgcgttCCCCCTCACTTATATTACCGGTACCCTTGCTATAAGGCACTGGTTCAATATTCAGAAAGAGTTTACTGTTGGTATAAAATGTTTCGTTTGAGTAAAGGTGTAATTGGTGAGCTTCAACAAGGACGACGTCTACAACAGCGAGAacttcatctgaaaatgtaacttcacgTTTCTGTACGTCATTATTCTtgcaaaatttgttaaagtgctactgaaacgaaattttcgcaTGTGAGATTTTTACTTAATAATGAAGTTTGAACCTTACTTGGAAATACTGCCAACTTTTTTTACGCATACCGCAAGCGAAAACGGCTTTTTCAAAATagacatgaaaacaagagaaaacggcttttgaaaatattatccgGAGTGCTGCTGCACCAATCACAGCAACAACGCTTCTGGTCTTGGAGTCGCTTTGCTTCGAGGAAACCGGACCCTCACCGCGAACAAGATTGTGCAACAGTGACCTTTAATCTGGTTGTATCTGCCACATCCTACAAGTTATCACAACAGCATCAATTAAAGAAACACTCGTCTTTTATATGGATGTAACGAATTTAAAGCTATAAAAGGCAATCTAAGCTGCGATGACCCTGTGTTTTCAGGAAACGAGAGAAAGCGTGACAGCGTCGGCGGCGAAAGATCATATATTcaaattggttcaaattttgaaaataaacctTCGAAAGGAGTGTAAACTAGTGACGTTTTAACAAATTACTTTGAAGTTGGATACTAATAAATGAAGATCTTAGACACAGCATACGTTAAATAACTCAAAGAAATCCACCGGCATTTGGGAGATACGTGTAAAAGAGAAGCGAAATATTCccgctttgttttgtttacacTGTTACATATGCGACGATCAAGCAAACCGGTGTTGTAGACCTCAATTTTAGTTTCAAAGATGCTCTTTGTCTACCACAACAACTCTCACTTATTAGTTTCATAAAAAGATGCCCTCTTTGTGCAATTTAGTACTCGCTGCATAGCTTGTGGActgttaatttattttattatacatcagactcactatgaaaaatctgattggtcgtgagcattcaatcaattcacaatagcttgtgaacttgacatgataaatgtattaTCTGCTGCAGAtaatacatttatcatgtcaagttcaacgTCTGCCTGGCTACTAAACCCCTTGGTGTGTTCTcctcagaaacaaaatggctgaacgCTTCGCTTCTGTTTCTGAGGATGaattatgtgaaaaatgtataataaaacaattattgaattcggTTTTCGCATGATATCCTGAATTATCAAACCCTCGTGTCTGTGATATCTgcctcagccttcggcttcggcagataacacagacctcggttttgataattcatgatatcatgctcaacctcatccaataattgtttaataaCTTCGTGATCGTGCGGATGGCTGATGTACTTACTGCTTTTAATTAATGTAGTAAAGTTGCCAAGGATATATATTCAAACCTGGTTTAAATAGACCTTAGATAAAAGTGAGAATCCAAGTTTCAGAtcctgaaaacaaaaggttCATATGTCGTGTTCAGGTTTCAGGTCTTGATATAAAAGTAGCCACATTCGTCTTCGGGGTCTCCAATCGTGTGTGCTCAAGATGTTGGAAAGGTATATACTGAGCTGTTCTAATCTGaagcattaattttggttAATCTACCGTCTGGCGCCCTCTAACGTCTAtgatgtttattttctatCTAGGCTGGACAGAAATTGCTAGGTAGAAAACTAGTAGGTATCGACAATGTGAAGAATAAACTTCACTAACTcaagtgaaaacaagagagaatcTATAGCGCTTCATACATGAACACAAtcagtgacgtcacaaggtcCTTAAACTCGATTCCAGAGCCCGGACACAGTTTTGCTCgaaaaagtcgatttcggTGGCTAAAAACAGCACTTTCCGTTtggatttgacaaaaataaacttaccATGATTTTAAGCAGGTTGCAAACTATAGATCgagcaaataaaaaaggatacaaaaatttcgtttcagtagCACTTTAATTCTACCTCGTTATCGTGCTGTGAGATCACGTGAGATCGCAAGCGCATGCGCCAACTCAGTGCAAGCTTACGCCACCTCGGGTCAAGCAGGTTTTTGAGGTCTACGGACAAACACTAAACAAATTCCTTCAGTTTTCCACTATGGGCGACGACAGCCCTCCCCCAGCCCCCACCTCCGAGGCTAGAGGTAGGGACAAGTCCTCAAAGGAGGACAAAAACACCACTGAAGTGCGGAAATCGGTCGGAACATCAACTTCCCAAAAAGGCGGGAAAAAGTCCCTTGCATCAAAGGACAGCGCGAGCGAAGGGAG carries:
- the LOC141876073 gene encoding zinc finger MYM-type protein 1-like, with the translated sequence MELIELREWSLDICKDTEMRARIRGVQGMMATFPFYFGCTLGAFILKHTDNLSLALQGSSMSAAQGQQVAEEVCKTVSRDRSEAVFDLFWTRLLKRKSEVDAVAEPQLPRKRRTPARQEAGDSGTHYFPSTPKEYFHHMYYAAIDVTTECIRPRFSQKDFKVYQSIQELLLKAVAGEDHDEELVQAVVQALGPAVPASRSSAGNGFDTSRFHIADLLDFFQSRGNARKLLLSEICTLGKLMLVMQATNAVSERSFSDLKQVKTYLRSTTGEGRLCLPTRNWQMAGQKLLGRKLVGIDNVKNKLH